In Melanotaenia boesemani isolate fMelBoe1 chromosome 18, fMelBoe1.pri, whole genome shotgun sequence, the sequence TAGTGTTCGAGTTAAATGGGCAATATAGGTGGTGGCCAGTATCAACACGTCGAGTTTGGACAGCTTGGTATCCGGCGGCACTGAAGGCAAAGTCCTTTGGAGTTCCAGGAAAGCATTTCTCAGGGTTTGCACGCGGCTCCTCTCCCGCGCTGCGTTAGCTGCTGCCGGGCGTCCTCTTCCGCCGAGCCCGCCGGTTTGAAGCACCCTGGCCCGGTGTAGCTCGCGGCGACCACCGTCCGGACTGGGACTGGAGCTCGGACTGGAAGCTGGGCTGTCATCCACCACAGTCCCGGAACAATTACCGCTGTCCATTCGAAGCGTCTGACTTCCAACCATAGGGATGTGCTTACAAACCTGaggatttaattaataaatatgtcCTAAATTAAATAGGCTAGTTAAAACTGCCCAGAATGTTGTAAGTGTAATTTTTTAAGCTCAAGTTACGGCTTGGATTATTTATTGTGGGACTCTGCtattcttttttaatgtaacttttaaCTAGTTTACATTAATAAAGTTCTGCTGTGTTTACATCATTTCTGTGGTTTGTAGTTCTTTATTGAAATGATATCCTCCCAATGCAAAACATCAGTACAAAAAAGATTTCAAATCCTGAGCTTATCCactaagaaataaaagcattcaAACGAAACAGACAGCTGTTCACAGCAGCACTGACGTCCCAATTTGAACTTGCTCAGTTGCACTTCAGAAGCAAATAAGTCCTAGCCATGTCTTTTGTCAGCTAGATTATGTTTAACTGGTGTTCTGATAAAGAGTTTACCTCTAATATTCCTCCAAGGCGTAGTTTTAAAAAACGACATGAAGCCAATCCAAAGAGTTCTTGTTTGGGTGGAGAATTTGCTCTTCACTGGTCCCAGTTCACGTCCAGCGTATCCTTGTGTGTCTGCAGTAACGATGCGCTGCAGCCCCTCTACGCGCTACGGGTCCAACTCCTCACCTGTGTACGTGTGAGTCCTGGGAGCTCTTAATTTATTGGAACCACAAAGTGGCAGACAAGTATTTCACTCCGACGTAATTAATCATTCGCCCCATAACAGTCGCTTACAGCCGAGAAGACTGCTCTTTCCCCAACTCTAACTTATTTCTGTCTGAGGGCAGCAGAGGCTCGTTTTCAACGCCAGAGGCAGGACTCTCTTTTGCGTTAATTCCGATGGACACATCCCTCTCTAATTGGCTGCGAACCTGACACTGCAGTCTACTTTCTGTACGAGCCTATCAAAAAGTAACAACGGGAAGAAACTGAGTCAAAATGACCCCCCAAAAAGAGCTAATCGTGGTGAAAAATAAAGGCAGGTAAATGGCTATTTGCAGCAGACCATGGAAGCAAACTGACATGTGTAAGATGATATGCAAAACATTTGACGAATTGCCAGGGTATGTTGAATTGCAAGCTCAATGGAACAGCTAATAAATAAACTCGAGCGCTGCAATCAACAGGCAGGCATTTAGGAAATTCTTGCGAGACTCATAAATTAATCACTCTGATTTTTCAGGGCTCCAAACGGAGATGTCGGCGAATTAATGAAAGGAATTATTCATAATATGTAGCTATCCTCGGACTGTTCTcaataaacactgtttttatAAGGATGGAGTAACAGTATTGCTCCGGGCAACTAATTACAAGGCCAAGTTAAAGAAGGTTAAGTAAGCTTGTTCCTTTGATTATCCCGCATCTTTCGGGGTTTACACACCCGCGTGGCTCCTGAAAACTCATTCAAACACCAAGTAACAAAACTGACAATAAATACATCCATGctgtttctgcattttgctgC encodes:
- the LOC121629348 gene encoding transcription factor 24-like, which codes for MVGSQTLRMDSGNCSGTVVDDSPASSPSSSPSPDGGRRELHRARVLQTGGLGGRGRPAAANAARERSRVQTLRNAFLELQRTLPSVPPDTKLSKLDVLILATTYIAHLTRTLQEEGSEEGESTKQTEALHSLKGEGYLHPVKKWPMRSRLYVGASGQFLNNPSESENQGPSSSTSQ